From Homo sapiens chromosome 6, GRCh38.p14 Primary Assembly, the proteins below share one genomic window:
- the MRPS18A gene encoding large ribosomal subunit protein mL66 isoform X1: MAALKALVSGCGRLLRGLLAGPAATSWSRLPARGFREVVETQEGKTTIIEGRITATPKESPNPPNPSGQCPICRWNLKHKYNYDDVLLLSQFIRPHGGMLPRKITGLCQEEHRKIEECVKMAHRAGRRPWGPRGAEGCRHSLPTQLPHVSAPPGRKVDIRSVNYTHHPMPTFPLPWAFPLAPSELQRELQRLSPLPRHSGLLPNHRPRLPEGVVPKSKPQLNRYLTRWAPGSVKPIYKKGPRWNRVRMPVGSPLLRDNVCYSRTPWKLYH, translated from the exons ATGGCGGCCCTCAAGGCTCTGGTGTCCGGCTGTGGGCGGCTTCTCCGTGGGCTACTAGCGGGCCCGGCAGCGACCAGCTGGTCTCGGCTTCCAGCTCGCGGGTTCAGGGAAG TGGTGGAGACCCAAGAAGGGAAGACAACTATA ATTGAAGGCCGTATCACAGCGACTCCCAAGGAGAGTCCAAATCCTCCTAACCCCTCTGGCCAGTGCCCCATCTGCCGTTGGAACCTGAAGCACAAGTATAACTATGAC GATGTTCTGCTGCTTAGCCAGTTCATCCGGCCTCATGGAGGCATGCTGCCCCGAAAGATCACAGGCCTATGCCAGGAAGAACACCGCAAGATCGAGGAGTGTGTGAAGATGGCCCACCGAGCAGGTAGAAGGCCCTGGGGACCAAGAGGGGCAGAGGGCTGCAGGCACTCTCTCCCCACCCAGCTGCCCCATGTTTCAGCCCCTCCTGGAAGAAAAGTGGATATCCGGAGTGTTAATTATACTCACCACCCAATGCCAACCTTCCCGCTCCCTTGGGCTTTCCCTCTGGCCCCCTCAGAGCTGCAGAGGGAGCTGCAAAGACTATCCCCTCTTCCCCGCCACTCAGGTCTATTACCAAATCACAGGCCTCGGCTTCCTGAAGGAGTTGTTCCGAAGAGCAAACCCCAACTCAACCG GTACCTGACGCGCTGGGCTCCTGGCTCCGTCAAGCCCATCTACAAAAAAGGCCCCCGCTGGAACAGGGTGCGCATGCCCGTGGGGTCACCCCTTCTGAGGGACAATGTCTGCTACTCAAGAACACCTTGGAAGCTGTATCACTGA
- the MRPS18A gene encoding large ribosomal subunit protein mL66 isoform 1 precursor (isoform 1 precursor is encoded by transcript variant 1) translates to MAALKALVSGCGRLLRGLLAGPAATSWSRLPARGFREVVETQEGKTTIIEGRITATPKESPNPPNPSGQCPICRWNLKHKYNYDDVLLLSQFIRPHGGMLPRKITGLCQEEHRKIEECVKMAHRAGLLPNHRPRLPEGVVPKSKPQLNRYLTRWAPGSVKPIYKKGPRWNRVRMPVGSPLLRDNVCYSRTPWKLYH, encoded by the exons ATGGCGGCCCTCAAGGCTCTGGTGTCCGGCTGTGGGCGGCTTCTCCGTGGGCTACTAGCGGGCCCGGCAGCGACCAGCTGGTCTCGGCTTCCAGCTCGCGGGTTCAGGGAAG TGGTGGAGACCCAAGAAGGGAAGACAACTATA ATTGAAGGCCGTATCACAGCGACTCCCAAGGAGAGTCCAAATCCTCCTAACCCCTCTGGCCAGTGCCCCATCTGCCGTTGGAACCTGAAGCACAAGTATAACTATGAC GATGTTCTGCTGCTTAGCCAGTTCATCCGGCCTCATGGAGGCATGCTGCCCCGAAAGATCACAGGCCTATGCCAGGAAGAACACCGCAAGATCGAGGAGTGTGTGAAGATGGCCCACCGAGCAG GTCTATTACCAAATCACAGGCCTCGGCTTCCTGAAGGAGTTGTTCCGAAGAGCAAACCCCAACTCAACCG GTACCTGACGCGCTGGGCTCCTGGCTCCGTCAAGCCCATCTACAAAAAAGGCCCCCGCTGGAACAGGGTGCGCATGCCCGTGGGGTCACCCCTTCTGAGGGACAATGTCTGCTACTCAAGAACACCTTGGAAGCTGTATCACTGA
- the MRPS18A gene encoding large ribosomal subunit protein mL66 isoform 2 precursor (isoform 2 precursor is encoded by transcript variant 2): MAALKALVSGCGRLLRGLLAGPAATSWSRLPARGFREVVETQEGKTTIIEGRITATPKESPNPPNPSGQCPICRWNLKHKYNYDDVLLLSQFIRPHGGMLPRKITGLCQEEHRKIEECVKMAHRAGT, encoded by the exons ATGGCGGCCCTCAAGGCTCTGGTGTCCGGCTGTGGGCGGCTTCTCCGTGGGCTACTAGCGGGCCCGGCAGCGACCAGCTGGTCTCGGCTTCCAGCTCGCGGGTTCAGGGAAG TGGTGGAGACCCAAGAAGGGAAGACAACTATA ATTGAAGGCCGTATCACAGCGACTCCCAAGGAGAGTCCAAATCCTCCTAACCCCTCTGGCCAGTGCCCCATCTGCCGTTGGAACCTGAAGCACAAGTATAACTATGAC GATGTTCTGCTGCTTAGCCAGTTCATCCGGCCTCATGGAGGCATGCTGCCCCGAAAGATCACAGGCCTATGCCAGGAAGAACACCGCAAGATCGAGGAGTGTGTGAAGATGGCCCACCGAGCAG GTACCTGA